CTTGTCCAAAAATTCGGAAACTTCGCTCATCAATATCACCTAACTTAAATAATCACGCATTTTGTAATATAACATGCCCAAGGCCAGCATTGGCGTACGGATCGGCCCGCCGGGGAACGGCTGGTGGCGGATTTTCGCCATCACGTCAAACTGTTCAGCGGTTCCGGCAATGGCCTGGGCGATCAGCTTGCCACAAATGCCCGTGTGGGCGACACCATGACCGGAATAACCGTGGGCAAAGAAGATATTTCCATCCATCGATCCGACATGGGGCAAGCGATCCAGAGTGATCGCCAGATTTCCACCCCAGGCGTAATGAAGCCGTGCGTCGGCAAGTTGCGGGAAGACATTCAACATGCGGGGCCTGACGGCGGCAAACAAATCGGACGGCTCATAGCCACTGTAGTTGGCGCGCCCGCCAAACAACATGCGGCCATCGCTGGACAGCCGGTAATAATCGACAATGTTGTTGGTGCAGCTTACGGCGTCATTATTGGCAATCAGGGCTGACGCCCGCTCCGCTCCCAGGGGTTCGGTGGCGACAATAAAACTGCCGACAGGCATCACCCGGCGGTAAAGTTTTGGTATCATGTTGCCAAGATAGGCATTACCCGCCGCAACCAGAAATTTTGCCCGAACGCTTCCCTTGTCGGTCTTTACAGATACTGTTGGCCCTTTATCAAGGGTCAGCACCCGCGAGTCCTCAAATATCCGCACCCCCGCTTCTTTTGCCGCACGCGCCAGACCCAGGGCGTAATTCAGAGGATGCAGGTGACCGGCGTTGTTTTCCCAAAGCGCGCCATGATAAATTTTTGACTGCAAATGCGCTTCAAGCCGTTGCTTGTCGTAAACAGCCGTGTCCGTATAGCCATAACGTTCCCACTCTTCGTGGGTATCATTGACCCAGCCCATGTGGCTGGGTTTTGCTGCGGCGTGTAAATATCCCCAACGCAGATCACAGTCGATGTTGTGGCGTTCGACCCGCTCGCGGATCATGTTTTTTGAATCCACCTCGACGTCCCACATGGCCTGGGCGCCATCCTTGCCAACCAGTTTTTCAATGGTATTCATGGATTTATTGTAGGCCGTACAAATCTGTCCGCCGTTCCGGCCCGATGCCCCCCAGCCGACGCGCTCGCCTTCCAGCAACACCACATCGTAACCTCGCTCGGCAAGATGCAAGGCCGAAGAAATGCCGGTAAAACCACCGCCGATGACGCAAACATCGACGT
The sequence above is drawn from the Rhodospirillaceae bacterium genome and encodes:
- a CDS encoding FAD-binding oxidoreductase, which encodes MSEHTASYYAATANDDIRHPQLTEDINVDVCVIGGGFTGISSALHLAERGYDVVLLEGERVGWGASGRNGGQICTAYNKSMNTIEKLVGKDGAQAMWDVEVDSKNMIRERVERHNIDCDLRWGYLHAAAKPSHMGWVNDTHEEWERYGYTDTAVYDKQRLEAHLQSKIYHGALWENNAGHLHPLNYALGLARAAKEAGVRIFEDSRVLTLDKGPTVSVKTDKGSVRAKFLVAAGNAYLGNMIPKLYRRVMPVGSFIVATEPLGAERASALIANNDAVSCTNNIVDYYRLSSDGRMLFGGRANYSGYEPSDLFAAVRPRMLNVFPQLADARLHYAWGGNLAITLDRLPHVGSMDGNIFFAHGYSGHGVAHTGICGKLIAQAIAGTAEQFDVMAKIRHQPFPGGPIRTPMLALGMLYYKMRDYLS